The window TCTCTCCCGCGGCGATCACGTCAACCTTGGTCGCGCTGATGCCGCTGCGGTCCACGCGGGAAATCTCCAGCCGGGCGTCCACGCCCAGGGCCTCCACCGTGCGGACAAGAAGTTCAGGCGGAACTCCGGCGTCCACCAGGGCGCCAAGAAACATGTCGCCACTGATCCCGGAGAAGCATTCTAAGTATGCGATTCGCATGAAAGTGCCTGAACATTCATCATAGGGTCAGCGGTTTAACCCGTCAAACTCTCCCCGGCCGGGCGCTTTGTTATAATCTGCTTTCTATCAGCAACTTACAGGTCTAACACGCTCCAAGGGTCGCATCGCCACAACACCATTTAAAGGCCAACACTTTGTACCTGGAACTTGAGCAGCAGCTTACCCGGCACGTCCGCGACTTCCTCAAGCGGCAGTATTCGCTTGACCTGCCGCGCCTGGTGGTGGACCAGCCGCCCAATGTGGGTCTGGGCGAGTACGCGTTGCCGCTCAGCTTTGAGCTGGCCAAACGGCTGCGCAAGCCGCCGCGCAAGATTGCCGAAGAGATTGTCGCCGGGCTGGGCACGGTGCCGGGATTTGAGAAGTTTGAAGTCGCAGGAGCGGGCTATATCAATGCCCGCCTGGATCGTGAAGCCGCGGCGCGTGTTCTGCTGCAAGGTTTGCGACGCGAAGCTTCGGCAGGCGAAGCCGCGTCCGCGAAGGCGGAAAAGATCCTGGTGGAGCATACCAGCATCAATCCCAACAAGGCGGCGCACATCGGGCATTTGCGCAACGCCATCTTGGGCGACACGTTTGTCCGCCTGTTGCGGGCTTCCGGCGCGCACGTGGACATTCAAAACTACATTGACAACACCGGCGTCCAGGTGGCGGACGTGGTGGTGGGCTTCCTCCATCTGGAAAAGAAATCCCAGAGTGACGTGCAGACTCTGATCGCGCAGGGCAACGCGGGCAAGCCTTTCGACTACTACTGCTGGGACCTCTACGCCAAAGTCTCGCAGTGGTATGAAGCGAGCAAAGACAATCTTAAGCTTCGCCTGCAGACACTGCATGACATCGAACGCGGAGGCAGTGAAGCGGCAGCGATGGGCGCGCTGCTCTCCGCGGCCATCATCCGGCGGCACCTGGAAACCATGCAGCGGTTGGGCATCCAATATGACTTTCTGCCGCAGGAGAGCGAAATCCTGCACCTGCATTTCTGGGACCTGGCCTTCGAGCAGATGAAACAGAAAGGCGTGCTCTACTTTGAAACCGAAGGCAAGAACCAAGGCTGCTGGGTGATGAAGCGGGCCGGAGGCAAAGCGGCCGCGGCGTCTGAAGCGCAGAGTGACGCCGTTGCAGAAGCGCCGGAAGGCCCTGACGAAGACGCCAAGGTCATCGTCCGCTCCAACAACACCGTGACTTACGTCGGCAAGGACATTGCCTACCACCTGTGGAAGTTTGGCCTGCTGGGAAAGGACTTCGGCTATCGCAAGTTCTATCGCTATCCTGACGGGCATGAGGTGTGGATCTCCGCCGAATCCGGTGAGAGCGACCACCCGCATTTTGGCGGCGTCCACGCCATCTACAACGTGATTGATTCCCGCCAGGCTGATCCGCAGAACAACGTGATTGAGGCCATCCGCGGTCTCGGCTACACCGAGCAGGCGGAGAATTATCACCATTTTTCTTACGAGATGGTTGCGCTCACGCCGCGTTGCGCCATGGACCTGGGCTATGAAGTCTCAGAAGAAGACCAGAAGCGCTCGTTTATTGAGGTCTCGGGTCGCAAGGGGTTCGGCGTAAAAGCCGACGATCTGCTGGACTCGCTGATCGCCGCCGCGCAAAAAGAAGTGGACACGCGGCATCCGGAGACGCCTGAATCCGAGCGCCGCGAGACTGCCACCCAGATCGCCATCGGCGCGCTCCGTTATTTCATGCTCAAATTCACCAAGGGAACGGTGATTGCCTTTGATTTAAACGAGGCCCTGAGCTTTGAGGGCGAGACCGGCCCTTACGCGCAGTACGCCATCGTCCGGGCGGGGAATATTTTCCGCAAAGCCGGACTGAGCGCGGATGAAATTCTTGCCGGCGAAACTGCTCTGCGGTTTTTGAACGAAGACGACGAACTCTGGGAACTCTGGCTCAAGGCCGGACAGCTCTCCCACGTCGTCCAGCAGTGCATCGCAACGACCGAGCCTGCTTACGCGGCAAAGTACGCGTTCCAGTTGGCGCAACAGTTCAACAACTTCTACCACAAGCACCACATCCTCACCGAGACTGACGACGCCCGCAAGCGCTTCCTGCTGGCGACGGCCGCGGTTGTCAGGCGGTCGTTAATTCAGTGCTTGGACATGATGGGGATCGCCGCGCCCAGAGTGATGTGAGCAGAACTCTGCCGCAGATTTCGCAGATGGGCGCAAGATAAGAAC is drawn from Terriglobia bacterium and contains these coding sequences:
- the argS gene encoding arginine--tRNA ligase, which produces MYLELEQQLTRHVRDFLKRQYSLDLPRLVVDQPPNVGLGEYALPLSFELAKRLRKPPRKIAEEIVAGLGTVPGFEKFEVAGAGYINARLDREAAARVLLQGLRREASAGEAASAKAEKILVEHTSINPNKAAHIGHLRNAILGDTFVRLLRASGAHVDIQNYIDNTGVQVADVVVGFLHLEKKSQSDVQTLIAQGNAGKPFDYYCWDLYAKVSQWYEASKDNLKLRLQTLHDIERGGSEAAAMGALLSAAIIRRHLETMQRLGIQYDFLPQESEILHLHFWDLAFEQMKQKGVLYFETEGKNQGCWVMKRAGGKAAAASEAQSDAVAEAPEGPDEDAKVIVRSNNTVTYVGKDIAYHLWKFGLLGKDFGYRKFYRYPDGHEVWISAESGESDHPHFGGVHAIYNVIDSRQADPQNNVIEAIRGLGYTEQAENYHHFSYEMVALTPRCAMDLGYEVSEEDQKRSFIEVSGRKGFGVKADDLLDSLIAAAQKEVDTRHPETPESERRETATQIAIGALRYFMLKFTKGTVIAFDLNEALSFEGETGPYAQYAIVRAGNIFRKAGLSADEILAGETALRFLNEDDELWELWLKAGQLSHVVQQCIATTEPAYAAKYAFQLAQQFNNFYHKHHILTETDDARKRFLLATAAVVRRSLIQCLDMMGIAAPRVM